The following are encoded together in the Vanrija pseudolonga chromosome 7, complete sequence genome:
- the pom1_1 gene encoding DYRK-family kinase pom1 translates to MTYSAARGSPPSAGGPLHAPGQPSVPYRQASGSSAWSTAGPGSTAASSSLAPAPIGLGWSPGASPRSLNDPDRFEDAASDDGGAASNAATASFNNGGTYQPQPQSWTSSPISQPPRDQIEAYTPPSAYSRELLLPSSQSSSTLNSSMRGRRAPAPAALDLSPRSRQAIEESQQIPEEPPGWPQPHIPARSARRLSRPLPTAPPTRAEEFAHLVQSSARNGEPVPFPSNSSPLIASSSTLPLHAPLSAFGMDDQQMSTADQRTSIASSGANGDRVSIDSYYLGAVPHDYMGTGGGLSPPPTSFHPTTPDYTDPSDIDRRGLVGVGELATPRWGATSASRHHLRTPSMPHDFSLSPPMPPLPASALQPGSLPKGGAVWGAADHSGVGVMERVTEESPRHQQRMRHRSVSHETPKRPLNESSQSGVKALDSLLSISSIGDFSFESSIDNGALAASLAMPEPMSPVRNQKLRASAPPSAKDYAAYAQLLATGQGLPSSPLPTEAALGGAPVPGSARERLYARRASRAASGGAPHQSPSQLMEAAPLPPSKMSPPNSADSQTFEHRRDQRRTPPGSREPSTSKRRPPSSPSATHHDILKLMTPKDFSHLPPSPSGASINQILKGSSSGTNLTSGSGLPLGPSLSTRTPPGSVSGHGSKSNLGRSESMRSRAQSLKVTDAMSTAEALRKLDGLGTPNKKSNGSIGSSSTPKAGSGRPVTPPETAKRLNRKNSLSSVHSNAQRGKDSPLNNWYDVGQDLPAVNRRVGHDSVASAQDLPPLTFEKRESSPSVVGTPTSRDSYSHVNSSATPPSGNRDSRLEKAPRRSSLASDMSSAEGGGVDDRLSEGFVPPVPPLPRGYQSMRQGLSSLASGTPAAAPMQYVPLHAEVPVERESPDTSNVPKVAFPSPQKYSPESTTSHETPRTRTMSKKWSFSSALNLNKLHKETAVSPPALSPSLPIPVDSPSTPQTPWSEVDHRVGLASPRAPTLQQVRSRDSVDLANTSITADARSNHSATPVAPGATATQQPAKSGSKRLAPSSIPFFRRASASSVSLAHKLASPPEVQTPRFSTQAPPPPTPSSTASTQRTPSSTRKSVLGMHLPNMLRGSASKRGLAQQVAPTVVERPEVKPSATAMATTAAQQASAPTTGSIGRAGGRARGMVSSPPRGRIDLQTLSSGGDPGSSLIRKPSVDTHYTSVSSRSESTVNGATPSIKSTKLPVAGGTLHNATSLTSLRKSDASRAPPTATPTKIPRMASRPSVVTPNTQAAHSSMPPPALPSTLTLATSQSANVLAAPSLTTHFPSTASINEFQFSEYSGNSARQSLQPGSSSAHRAHLLAPMSARKLSVSGIPQPPSTAVPVASRRDTLGAPPVSGVPQSRRTLPQLPSSATAMTISASAKARPSLSRRNSVSQDAENEPPAPQPIKSSKSLHSKMSHGAHSRLSLSASTGSTRRISMAPETSESPTDDEEAAADAEMAAYVARRKARAAAGTSSKKDDLSDLLGFPEDVDPAEAVSQRSFISRHLNSLSDYERKEVLDFDFIYYVARNVKRAPQPDGKIYNHGYDDERGDYIVVEGDHLCYRYEVISVLGKGSFGQVVHCRDHKTGGSVAVKIIRNKKRFHAQALVEVKILQQIVEWDPEDRHFMVKMTDHFYFRGHLCIVTELLSINLYELIKANQFCGFSTAVIRRFTTQMLSSLMLMRQHRIVHCDLKPENILLRHPAKSGIKVIDFGSSCHESEKVYTYIQSRFYRSPEVILGMNYAMAIDMWSLGCILAELYTGYPIFPGENEHEQLACIMEVLGIPDSSLINKASRRKLFFDTAGAPRPFVNAKGKRRRPGTRSLASVLKCNDELFVDFIAKCLTWDPDKRLKPQPAMRHPWILAGRRRQPPPPPERDTRASFLGTPSARRATMTNGDKKTLVISTPVPLVARASQAPSSASRVGVSATTARLHARNSYVPNAQKVSMA, encoded by the exons ATGACTTActccgccgcgcgaggcTCTCCGCCCAGCGCTGGCGGTCCATTGCACGCGCCCGGCCAACCCTCGGTGCCCTATCGTCAGGCTAGCGGTTCTTCCGCTTGGTCGACTGCAGGTCCGGGCTctaccgccgcctcctcaaGCCTCGCCCCGGCTCCAATAGGACTCGGCTGGTCACCAGGGGCGTCACCACGTTCGCTCAACGACCCGGATCGcttcgaggacgcggcgagcgacgacggagGTGCCGCGTCCAACGCTGCGACCGCGTCGTTTAATAATGGCGGCACCTACCAACCGCAGCCACAGTCATGGACGAGCAGCCCCATATCGCAGCCACCGAGGGATCAGATCGAGGCGTACACACCACCATCTGCGTACTCTCGGGAACTATTACTTCCAAGCTCCCAGTCATCGTCAACGCTTAATTCGAGCATgcggggacggcgagctcCGGCGCCTGCAGCTCTGGATCTGAGTCCTCGTTCACGTCAGGCTATCGAGGAGTCGCAGCAGATTCCCGAGGAACCACCAGGTTGGCCCCAACCACATATCCCAGCTCGTTCGGCTCGC CGCCTGTCTCGTCCGCTGCCTACGGCCCCTCCCACGCGCGCAGAGGAATTCGCTCATCTTGTCCAGTCATCGGCTCGCAACGGCGAGCCTGTCCCCTTCCCCTCAAACAGCTCCCCACTAATTGCATCCTCCTCAACCCTCCCTCTTCATGCCCCGCTCTCGGCTTTTGGCATGGACGACCAACAAATGTCGACTGCTGACCAGAGAACCTCCATCGCCAGCTCTGGCGCCAATGGCGACCGTGTATC CATCGACTCGTACTATCTCGGCGCTGTACCTCACGACTACATGGGTACAGGTGGCGGCTTGTCGCCTCCCCCAACGTCCTTCCATCCCACGACGCCAGATTACACCGACCCCTCGGATATTGATCGCCGTGGACTTGttggtgtcggcgagctggcgacACCTCGATGGGGAGCGACCTCTGCCAGCCGGCACCATCTCCGCACCCCTAGCATGCCGCATGACTTCTCTCTCAGCCCTCCAATGCCTCCCCTGCCCGCTTCCGCCCTGCAGCCTGGGTCCTTACCAAAAGGGGGCGCGGTCTGGGGAGCGGCGGACCACTCGGGCGTGGGCGTTATGGAACGTGTTACCGAGGAGAGCCCacggcaccagcagcgcatGCGGCACCGCTCCGTCTCTCATGAGACCCCCAAGCGCCCGCTAAATGAGTCGTCCCAGTCTGGCGTAAAGGCTCTCGACTCCCTGCTTTCCATCTCGTCCATCGGTGACTTCAGCTTTGAGTCGTCCATCGACAATGGTGCTTTGGCCGCATCCCTCGCCATGCCCGAGCCCATGTCACCTGTGCGCAACCAAAAGCTTAGAGCCTCCGCCCCGCCTTCGGCCAAAGACTACGCCGCATACGCCCAGTTGCTGGCCACCGGACAGGGCTTACCAAGTTCACCCCTCCCTACCGAAGCCGCTCTTGGCGGCGCTCCGGTGCCAGGCAGCGCTCGCGAGCGTTTATACGCACGCagggcgtcgcgggcggctTCTGGCGGTGCCCCTCACCAGTCGCCTTCGCAATTGATGGaagccgcgccgctcccacCAAGCAAGATGTCTCCTCCAAACTCGGCCGACTCTCAGACGTTCGAGCACCGCCGTGACCAGCGCAGAACGCCTCCCGGCTCGCGGGAACCGTCGACTTCCAAGCGGCGTCCCCCGTCAAGTCCTAGTGCCACGCACCACGACATCTTAAAGCTCATGACCCCGAAGGACTTTTCCCACTTGCCACCTAGCCCATCTGGAGCCTCCATCAACCAGATCTTGAAGGGGTCGAGTTCGGGAACCAACCTGACGTCGGGCTCTGGCCTCCCGCTGGGCCCCAGCCTTTCCACACGTACCCCTCCGGGGTCGGTTTCCGGTCATGGCTCCAAGTCCAACCTGGGCCGTTCCGAGTCGATGCGCTCGCGAGCACAGTCGCTCAAGGTCACCGACGCGATGTCGACCGCCGAAGCTCTTCGCAAACTTGATGGATTGGGGACACCAAACAAGAAGAGCAACGGTTCAAttggctcgtcgtcgactccCAAGGCTGGCAGCGGTAGACCTGTGACCCCTCCAGAGACCGCAAAGCGTCTGAACAGAAAGAATAGTCTTTCTAGCGTCCACAGTAATGCCCAGAGGGGCAAGGACTCGCCTCTCAACAACTGGTACGACGTCGGCCAGGATCTGCCAGCTGTCAACCGCCGAGTTGGCCATGACAGCGTCGCAAGCGCCCAAGACCTCCCCCCGTTAACCTTTGAGAAACGCGAATCGTCACCAAGCGTCGTGGGTACGCCCACCTCTCGCGACTCGTACTCTCATGTCAACTCGTCGGCCACCCCGCCCTCCGGAAACCGGGACAGTCGCCTCGAAAAGGCACCACGACGGTCAAGCCTTGCCAGCGACATGTCATCTGCAGaaggcggcggtgtcgaTGACCGTCTTTCGGAGGGCTTTGTCCCGCCGGTTCCCCCTCTACCACGCGGCTACCAATCGATGCGCCAGGGCTTGTCCAGCCTTGCCTCCGGTACgccggctgcggcgccgaTGCAGTACGTTCCGCTGCACGCGGAGGTGCCAGTCGAAAGGGAATCTCCCGACACTTCCAATGTTCCCAAGGTCGCCTTCCCGTCGCCACAGAAGTATTCGCCTGAGAGCACGACATCGCATGAGACTCCACGCACACGGACAATGAGCAAGAAGTGGTCCTTCTCGTCAGCGCTTAATCTGAACAAGCTTCACAAGGAGACGGCTGTTTCGCCACCGGCCCTGTCTCCGTCCCTCCCCATCCCCGTTGACTCTCCCTCGACGCCACAGACGCCATGGTCCGAGGTGGACCACCGCGTCGGCTTGGCTTCACCTCGTGCCCCCACTCTGCAGCAGGTCCGTTCACGAGACTCTGTCGATCTGGCCAACACGTCCATTACCGCCGATGCGCGCTCGAACCACAGTGCTACGCCCGTTGCACCTGGAGCAACCGCcacccagcagccagcaaAATCGGGATCCAAGCGCCTCGCCCCTTCATCCATCCCCTTTTTCCGCCGCGCTTCCGCATCGTCAGTTTCCCTTGCGCACAAGCTTGCATCGCCACCAGAGGTGCAAACACCACGTTTCTCCACTCAGGCTCCACCTCCGCccaccccgagctcgacggcgtcgactcAACGtacgccgtcgagcacccGCAAATCGGTCCTCGGAATGCACCTCCCAAACATGCTCCGAGGAAGCGCTTCCAAACGCGGCTTGGCCCAGCAAGTCGCACCGACCGTCGTGGAGAGGCCCGAGGTCAAGCCGtccgcgacggcgatggcgaccaCTGCTGCGCAGCAAGCATCAGCGCCGACTACAGGCTCCATCGGACGGGCAGgtggacgcgctcgcggcatGGTGAGCTCCCCGCCGAGAGGTCGTATTGACCTGCAGACGTTATCCTCTGGCGGTGACCCTGGATCGTCACTCATCCGCAAGCCGTCTGTTGACACGCATTACACGTCGGTTTCAAGCCGATCCGAGTCAACAGTCAACGGCGCGACTCCGTCCATCAAGAGCACAAAGTTACCTGTCGCAGGCGGCACGTTGCATAACGCAACGTCGCTGACTTCGCTGCGCAAGTCCGATGCCTCGCGCGCACCTCCCACGGCGACTCCTACCAAGATTCCGCGCATGGCATCCCGCCCATCAGTCGTCACCCCTAACACACAGGCGGCGCACTCGTCGATGCCTCCACCGGCTTTGCCATCAACGTTGACTCTCGCCACGAGCCAAAGCGCCAATGTCCTGGCTGCCCCATCACTGACAACCCACTTTCCTTCAACCGCCAGCATCAACGAGTTCCAGTTCAGCGAGTACAGCGGCAACAGTGCACGCCAGTCTCTACAGCCTGGCTCATCTAGCGCCCACCGGgcgcacctcctcgcacCAATGTCGGCCCGCAAGCTCAGCGTGTCTGGCATCCCGCAGCCGCCGTCAACTGCGGTACCCGTTGCTTCGCGGCGCGACACGCTTGGCGCACCGCCCGTCTCTGGTGTGCCCCAGTCAAGACGCACGCTCCCTCAACTCCCTTCGTCCGCGACAGCCATGACCATTTCGGCTTCTGCCAAAGCGCGGCCCAGCTTGAGCCGTCGCAACTCGGTCAGCCAGGATGCTGAGAACGAGCCGCCTGCACCACAGCCCATCAAGTCGTCCAAGTCGCTGCACTCGAAGATGTCTCATGGCGCGCACTCGCGGTTGTCTCTTTCGGCTTCGACAGGATCTACGAGACGCATCTCCATGGCCCCAGAGACATCGGAGAGtcccaccgacgacgaggaggccgcagCTGATGCCGAGATGGCCGCGTATGTTGCGCGCCGCAaggctcgcgccgctgctggcacAAGTTCCAAGAAGGATGACCTCAGCGACCTGCTCGGCTTCCCCGAAGACGTCGACCCAGCCGAGGCGGTCAGCCAGCGGTCGTTCATCTCGCGGCACCTCAACTCTCTCTCCGACTATGAGCGcaaggaggtgctcgactttgacttcATCTACTACGTTGCGCGAAACGTCAAGCGCGCTCCGCAGCCCGATGGCAAGATCTACAACCAcggctacgacgacgagcgaggcgacTACATTGTCGTCGAAGGGGACCACTTGTGTTACCGCTACGAGGTCATCAGCGTGCTTGGCAAGGGCTCGTTCGGCCAAGTTGTCCACTGCCGCGATCACAAGACTGGTGGCTCGGTTGCTGTCAAGATCATCCGCAACAAGAAGCGCTTCCACGCGCAGGCCTTGGTCGAGGTCAAGATCCTTCAGCAGATTGTGGAGTGGGATCCCGAGGACAGGCACTTCATGGTCAAGATGACGGATCACTTCTATTTCCGTGGCCATCTCTGTATCGTCACAGAGCTCCTCAGCATCAACCTGTACGAACTGATCAAGGCGAATCAGTTCTGCGGCTTCTCAACCGCGGTCATTCGCCGCTTCACGACCCAAATGCTGTCATCGTTGATGCTCATGCGCCAACACCGCATCGTGCACTGCGATCTCAAGCCTGAGAACATCCTCCTGCGCCACCCGGCAAAAAGTGGCATCAAGGTGATCGACTTTGGCTCGTCGTGTCACGAGTCTGAGAAGGTCTACACCTACATCCAATCCCGCTTTTACCGCAGCCCCGAGGTTATCTTGGGCATGAACTACGCCATGGCAATCGACATGTGGTCGCTTGG CTGCATTCTTGCCGAGCTGTACACTGGCTACCCCATCTTCCCGGGAGAGAATGAacacgagcagctcgcgtGCATCATGGAAGTGCTCGGTATCCCCGACTCGTCCTTGATCAACAAGGCGTCGCGACGCAAGCTCTTCTTTGACACGGctggcgcgcctcgtccgTTTGTGAATGCCAAGGGCAAGCGACGTCGACCTGGCACGCGCTCTCTTGCGTCGGTTCTCAAGTGCAACGACGAGCTCTTTGTCGACTTTATCGCAAAGTGTCTCACTTGGGACCCAGACAAGCGCCTTAAACCGCAGCCTGCGATGAGGCACCCGTGGATCCTAGCCGGGCGACGCAgacagccgccgcctccgccggaGCGTGATACACGGGCGTCATTTCTTGGcacgcccagcgcgaggcgcgcgacgatgaCAAACGGCGACAAGAAGACTCTTGTCATCTCAACACCAGTGCCACTTGTGGCCAGAGCCTCTCAAGCTCCATCCTCCGCGTCTCGTGTTGGCGTGTCAGCCACCACTGCACGACTTCACGCACGGAACAGCTACGTC CCTAACGCACAAAAGGTCAGCATGGCCTGA